One genomic window of Acidobacteriota bacterium includes the following:
- a CDS encoding pyridoxal-phosphate dependent enzyme: MLFRPDLPTIRHAAELLAPFLPVTRTVSAPSLARDGSPVYLKLEIELPTGSFKPRGAIYALATNLKRRKITEVTASSTGNHGAAVAYAAKVLGVPATIFLPANPNPVKRGKIRDISAKIVETGAGDLAQAFQDAAEYSRRPGVYFLNDATDPDLPAGPATIGFEIAQQVPQAATIYVPMGDTALIRGLAAAAKQLISEVRIVGVQAERAPSYYLSWKQGIVVPTDTCDTCADGLATRTPEAENVAMIRELVDDVVLVSEEQMLGAIRYLYEEEKIIAEPAGAAATAAFLASPVRSGSTVLLVSGANISQDVRQRAGIA, encoded by the coding sequence ATGCTGTTTAGACCCGACCTTCCCACAATACGCCATGCTGCAGAATTGCTCGCGCCATTTCTGCCGGTGACGAGAACCGTCTCTGCACCTTCGCTTGCGCGCGATGGCTCACCGGTTTACCTGAAACTGGAAATCGAACTACCAACGGGATCGTTCAAGCCGCGCGGTGCAATCTATGCGCTGGCGACCAATCTCAAGCGGAGAAAGATCACAGAAGTAACGGCGTCGAGCACCGGAAACCACGGCGCGGCGGTCGCTTATGCTGCCAAGGTCCTGGGCGTGCCGGCAACGATCTTTCTGCCTGCGAATCCGAATCCGGTTAAACGCGGCAAAATCCGTGACATCAGCGCGAAGATTGTCGAAACTGGTGCCGGGGACCTTGCTCAAGCTTTCCAGGACGCCGCCGAATACTCGCGCCGTCCTGGCGTCTATTTCCTGAACGATGCGACCGATCCAGACCTGCCGGCCGGACCTGCGACGATCGGTTTTGAGATCGCGCAACAAGTTCCGCAGGCTGCCACGATTTACGTTCCGATGGGAGACACGGCCTTGATCCGCGGTCTGGCTGCGGCTGCGAAACAACTTATTTCGGAAGTGAGAATCGTGGGCGTGCAGGCCGAGCGTGCGCCTTCCTACTATCTTTCATGGAAGCAGGGAATCGTTGTTCCGACAGATACTTGCGATACGTGCGCTGACGGCCTTGCGACGCGGACTCCGGAGGCGGAAAACGTGGCGATGATCCGCGAACTCGTGGATGACGTCGTACTGGTCAGCGAAGAGCAGATGTTGGGAGCAATCCGCTACTTGTATGAAGAAGAAAAAATCATCGCCGAGCCCGCCGGAGCTGCTGCCACCGCGGCATTCCTCGCCAGCCCTGTGCGCAGCGGGTCTACCGTGCTGCTCGTCAGCGGCGCAAATATTTCGCAGGACGTGCGGCAGCGGGCCGGCATTGCATGA
- a CDS encoding phosphoadenylyl-sulfate reductase, with the protein MPDLSWLTVTQAFAESWGAEEILDWALHRFDGQIAMASGFGPEGLTLIDMAARLRPDIRVFTIDTGVLFPETYDLMKKIEQRYGIQVERVQPKLSIEGQEREHGAALWLRTPDRCCYMRKVEPLRAKLSTLGAWIAAIRRDQTPDRAHAQKIEWDTKFGLVKINPLCDWTNDMVWDYIRDNDIPYNPLHDEGYPSIGCAPCTRPVAIGEDPRAGRWAGFAKTECGLHQRVPLLGALPVIQE; encoded by the coding sequence GTGCCTGATTTGAGCTGGTTGACCGTGACGCAGGCATTTGCCGAATCGTGGGGGGCCGAAGAAATCCTCGATTGGGCGTTGCATCGCTTCGACGGCCAGATCGCGATGGCATCCGGCTTTGGCCCGGAAGGACTCACCCTCATTGACATGGCCGCCCGCCTGCGTCCGGATATCCGTGTCTTCACAATCGACACCGGCGTACTGTTTCCGGAAACCTACGATCTCATGAAAAAGATCGAGCAACGGTACGGCATTCAAGTAGAACGAGTGCAGCCGAAGCTCAGCATCGAAGGGCAGGAACGCGAGCACGGCGCGGCACTCTGGCTCCGCACACCCGATCGTTGCTGCTACATGCGCAAGGTCGAGCCGTTGCGGGCGAAGCTTTCTACGCTTGGCGCATGGATCGCTGCCATTCGTCGCGACCAGACGCCCGACCGTGCGCACGCACAGAAAATCGAGTGGGACACCAAGTTCGGACTGGTAAAGATCAATCCACTCTGCGATTGGACCAACGATATGGTGTGGGATTACATCCGCGATAACGATATCCCATATAACCCGCTGCACGACGAGGGATATCCGAGCATTGGCTGCGCTCCTTGCACGCGCCCGGTTGCAATCGGGGAAGACCCGCGCGCCGGCCGTTGGGCGGGATTCGCCAAGACCGAATGCGGATTGCATCAACGTGTTCCGCTGCTGGGGGCGCTACCAGTAATTCAGGAGTAG
- a CDS encoding YbjQ family protein, with translation MVAHNMVTTQFELDGYRVTRTLGVVRGIVVRSRSIFGTIGAGLQTLVGGNITLLTNLCEKTRSEAFDLMLQHAAEMGGNAVVGARYDATEVMQGVTEVLAYGTAVFVEPSR, from the coding sequence ATGGTCGCGCACAACATGGTGACAACGCAGTTCGAACTGGATGGATATCGCGTCACACGCACGCTCGGGGTGGTCCGCGGCATCGTGGTTCGGTCGCGCTCTATTTTCGGTACCATCGGCGCCGGGCTCCAGACCCTGGTCGGCGGAAATATCACTCTTCTGACGAACCTGTGCGAGAAGACGCGCTCGGAAGCCTTCGACCTGATGCTGCAACACGCAGCGGAAATGGGCGGTAACGCCGTGGTAGGCGCGCGCTATGATGCAACCGAAGTGATGCAGGGCGTCACGGAAGTATTGGCATACGGAACGGCTGTATTTGTCGAACCGTCCCGTTAG
- a CDS encoding nuclear transport factor 2 family protein has translation MRIRVGCTLMLSLLACFLTSVAAQEKADSAATIRKLEEKWTESYKNHQIDMLSSMLADDFVITVEDGNTYSKSGYISHTADASVHVDVAEISDLKVRMHGNIAVVTGAYHERGKSNGKPYEYHDRLTDVWMKVGGNWQVIASHYSVPLK, from the coding sequence ATGCGCATTCGCGTGGGTTGTACCCTGATGCTGTCTCTGTTGGCGTGCTTTCTTACCAGTGTGGCTGCGCAAGAGAAAGCCGACAGCGCTGCCACGATCCGCAAACTCGAAGAAAAGTGGACCGAGTCCTACAAGAACCACCAGATTGACATGCTGTCTTCCATGCTCGCGGACGACTTTGTCATCACGGTGGAAGACGGCAACACCTACAGTAAGTCTGGATACATCAGCCACACCGCGGACGCTTCGGTTCACGTCGATGTGGCCGAAATATCAGACCTGAAAGTTCGAATGCACGGCAACATCGCCGTCGTGACCGGGGCTTACCATGAGCGAGGAAAATCCAACGGCAAGCCCTATGAATACCACGATCGTTTGACCGATGTGTGGATGAAAGTCGGCGGCAATTGGCAGGTCATCGCTTCCCACTACAGCGTGCCGCTCAAGTAG
- a CDS encoding SRPBCC family protein: protein MAYTAAFEQWIPLPLERIFDFFGNPENLPRIMPPWMQVRVDQSVLVQPPDAPMDKRFAGTGSVVTVSFRPFPLLPFRVRSEAKIVSFAMNHFFEDAHSDPLFKSWNHRHEFVAQDRNHVGGTIARDVITYELRFGLLSPVVNLLFVAPQMRRTFEYRQQAVERLLA, encoded by the coding sequence ATGGCATACACCGCAGCTTTCGAGCAATGGATTCCGCTTCCGTTGGAACGCATATTCGATTTCTTTGGCAATCCGGAGAACCTGCCTCGCATCATGCCACCGTGGATGCAAGTGCGAGTCGACCAGAGCGTATTGGTGCAGCCCCCCGATGCGCCCATGGATAAGAGATTTGCAGGAACTGGATCAGTGGTCACTGTATCTTTTCGTCCATTTCCACTTCTCCCGTTTCGCGTGCGGTCGGAAGCAAAGATCGTCAGTTTTGCGATGAATCATTTTTTTGAGGATGCGCACTCTGATCCGCTCTTTAAGAGCTGGAACCATCGCCACGAGTTCGTAGCTCAGGACCGGAACCATGTGGGAGGGACGATTGCTCGCGATGTCATTACGTACGAACTCAGATTCGGGCTGCTCTCGCCGGTTGTGAATCTGCTCTTCGTCGCACCACAGATGCGACGCACGTTCGAGTACCGGCAGCAAGCGGTCGAGCGCCTTCTCGCCTGA
- the cobA gene encoding uroporphyrinogen-III C-methyltransferase, which yields MRKGSFVKGKVYLVGAGPGDPELLTLKALRLLRQADAVLHDDLVSPEILTLVSRNAQLHDVGKRAGRKSTHQEEIHFLMIELARQGLQVVRLKGGDPLVFGRAGEEMQALRRAGIEFEVVPGVTSALAAAASVEIPLTLRKTASSLLIMTGQFADDRDVPDLRPLIASGTTIALYMPGSNPRATVEQLGAAGIPVHTPCALISRASTKAQRTTVTTLEKLPSIGGHAKPALLILGDVVRLAKRQPNVFETLGSELMPALSAPERAEANRA from the coding sequence ATCAGGAAAGGAAGTTTTGTGAAGGGAAAAGTCTATCTGGTTGGAGCGGGCCCCGGCGATCCGGAGTTGCTCACGCTCAAAGCATTGCGGTTGCTGCGTCAAGCGGACGCAGTCCTGCACGACGATCTAGTATCGCCTGAGATCCTGACACTCGTATCCAGAAATGCCCAACTTCACGACGTGGGGAAGCGCGCCGGAAGGAAGAGCACGCATCAGGAAGAAATCCATTTTCTGATGATTGAACTCGCCCGGCAGGGACTTCAGGTCGTGCGCTTGAAGGGTGGCGATCCGCTGGTGTTCGGGCGCGCCGGAGAAGAAATGCAGGCGCTTCGACGCGCCGGGATCGAATTTGAAGTCGTGCCCGGCGTAACGTCGGCATTGGCAGCCGCGGCTTCGGTGGAGATTCCGCTAACGCTTCGCAAGACAGCTTCCTCGTTGCTGATCATGACCGGACAATTCGCCGACGACCGCGACGTTCCCGATTTGCGCCCGCTCATCGCGTCCGGCACGACGATCGCTTTGTATATGCCGGGATCGAATCCGCGAGCAACGGTCGAACAACTAGGCGCTGCGGGAATTCCGGTGCATACGCCTTGCGCCCTGATTTCACGAGCCAGTACGAAGGCACAACGAACCACAGTGACGACGCTCGAAAAACTGCCCTCCATCGGCGGGCATGCCAAGCCTGCTCTGCTGATTCTGGGTGACGTGGTTCGGCTCGCGAAACGTCAGCCGAATGTGTTCGAGACTCTTGGCTCGGAATTGATGCCAGCACTCTCTGCTCCGGAACGCGCGGAGGCCAACCGTGCCTGA
- a CDS encoding aminopeptidase P family protein, whose protein sequence is MGALFTRRLLLFSRRRFLQTGSVAAVAATSVALPTLARAGESQKSLPPVIGQLKSLRGEATPISVAERQERQEKARRLMQENNLSAILLTEGTSLNYFAVIRWWGGERLFAMVMPAKGESFYVCPAFEEGRAREQISKSPDGDNADVRIWQEDESPYERVAQGLADRGIAGGTVGLEETVKFVFADNLRKAASAASFASAIPVTSGCRMVKSPHELALMRLASKVTLMAYEATYRSMKPGMTQHDVEDLVEAAHSQLGFEGSADAQVGEFSAFPHGSVTPQVIREGTIVLMDGGCKVEGYSSDITRTFVLGKASDKMKQVFDIVHRAQSAALAAAKPGAECGSVDAAARKVIVDAGYGPDYKYFKHRVGHGMGMDGHEWPYLVRGNATKLQPNMTFSDEPGVYIRGEFGVRLEDDMYITENGADLFTPQSLSLENPFGKG, encoded by the coding sequence ATGGGTGCGCTCTTTACCCGGAGGCTTCTATTGTTCTCGCGACGCCGATTCCTGCAAACCGGTTCCGTGGCTGCTGTGGCCGCTACCTCTGTTGCACTTCCCACCCTCGCCCGCGCAGGAGAGTCGCAAAAATCTCTTCCTCCTGTAATCGGTCAACTCAAGTCGTTACGGGGAGAAGCCACTCCCATCTCCGTTGCCGAGCGACAGGAACGACAGGAGAAGGCTCGCCGCTTAATGCAGGAGAATAATCTCTCCGCGATTCTGCTGACCGAAGGTACGTCTCTCAATTATTTTGCGGTCATACGCTGGTGGGGGGGCGAGCGCCTGTTCGCCATGGTCATGCCTGCCAAGGGTGAGTCCTTTTATGTTTGCCCTGCATTCGAGGAAGGCCGAGCACGCGAACAGATCTCCAAATCGCCGGATGGCGATAACGCAGATGTCCGCATCTGGCAGGAAGATGAGAGTCCCTACGAACGGGTTGCGCAGGGCTTGGCCGATCGCGGGATCGCCGGCGGCACCGTGGGCCTGGAAGAGACCGTCAAGTTCGTGTTCGCTGATAACCTTCGAAAAGCAGCGTCCGCCGCCTCATTTGCCAGTGCAATTCCAGTCACCTCCGGGTGCAGGATGGTCAAAAGCCCGCATGAACTGGCGTTGATGCGACTGGCGTCGAAGGTCACGTTGATGGCCTACGAGGCTACCTACCGGTCCATGAAGCCGGGAATGACGCAGCATGATGTCGAGGACCTGGTGGAAGCGGCGCATAGCCAGTTAGGCTTTGAGGGTTCAGCGGACGCGCAGGTTGGAGAGTTCTCCGCATTCCCGCATGGATCCGTTACTCCTCAGGTAATCCGCGAAGGGACAATCGTTCTTATGGATGGAGGCTGCAAGGTAGAGGGATACTCTTCGGACATCACGCGTACGTTTGTGCTCGGCAAAGCCAGCGACAAGATGAAGCAGGTGTTCGATATCGTGCATCGCGCGCAGAGTGCCGCTCTCGCGGCCGCCAAGCCAGGAGCGGAATGCGGGTCCGTGGATGCTGCCGCGCGCAAAGTCATTGTCGACGCCGGCTACGGTCCCGATTACAAATATTTCAAGCACCGCGTCGGCCATGGCATGGGCATGGACGGCCACGAATGGCCTTACCTGGTGCGCGGCAATGCCACCAAACTCCAACCCAATATGACATTCAGCGACGAACCCGGAGTCTACATTCGTGGAGAATTCGGCGTCCGGCTGGAGGACGACATGTACATCACGGAGAATGGAGCCGATCTGTTTACGCCGCAGAGCCTGTCGCTGGAGAATCCGTTCGGGAAGGGCTAG
- a CDS encoding CPXCG motif-containing cysteine-rich protein, producing the protein MLSGYQCASCGEWNETTIDTSAGSRQRYVEDCQVCCKPNVLLVTWNREDGEFMMSAELE; encoded by the coding sequence ATGTTGTCCGGCTATCAATGCGCGAGCTGTGGCGAGTGGAACGAGACGACAATTGATACTTCTGCCGGTTCCCGCCAGCGCTACGTGGAAGACTGTCAGGTTTGCTGCAAGCCGAACGTGCTCCTGGTTACTTGGAATCGGGAGGACGGCGAGTTTATGATGAGTGCGGAACTGGAATAA
- a CDS encoding bifunctional precorrin-2 dehydrogenase/sirohydrochlorin ferrochelatase: MSNASLFPMFLKLEGRTCLVLGAGSVGEQKIRSLFECGAHICVVATWATGAVKQWAQQQKLTLIEREYEPGDLDDAYLVIAATSDVAVNHAIYREAQARGILCNVVDDPPYCDFYYGALVRRGHLQISISTNGLSPALAQRIRKQFEEDFPPVYGQWLEELGCKREALFRAGGDPEERKQTLHRLATHEAFLEFESSQLTSISESGKEVL; this comes from the coding sequence ATGAGCAACGCATCTCTATTTCCGATGTTCCTCAAGCTTGAGGGACGCACCTGCCTGGTCCTGGGAGCAGGCAGCGTTGGGGAGCAGAAGATTCGCAGCCTGTTTGAGTGCGGAGCGCATATCTGCGTCGTCGCAACCTGGGCCACAGGCGCGGTGAAACAGTGGGCACAGCAACAGAAGCTGACATTGATCGAGCGTGAATACGAACCTGGCGATCTTGACGATGCATACCTGGTGATTGCAGCTACCTCGGACGTTGCCGTGAACCATGCCATCTACCGTGAAGCACAGGCGCGTGGAATCCTGTGCAACGTAGTCGACGATCCGCCGTATTGCGACTTCTACTATGGCGCGCTGGTCCGTCGCGGACACCTGCAGATCTCAATCTCCACCAATGGCCTGAGTCCCGCGCTCGCGCAACGGATCCGCAAACAATTCGAGGAAGACTTTCCACCGGTCTATGGGCAGTGGCTGGAAGAACTGGGCTGCAAGCGGGAAGCGTTGTTCCGCGCGGGAGGAGATCCGGAGGAGCGGAAGCAAACCCTACACCGGCTGGCAACGCACGAAGCGTTCTTGGAATTTGAGAGCAGTCAACTTACATCGATCTCTGAATCAGGAAAGGAAGTTTTGTGA
- a CDS encoding nitrite/sulfite reductase, with the protein MATKETKAQRVERLKREKNPWEALEEIRGFARVGFPAIPPEWLGTYMRWWGVYTQGDGAGVLGGANGEGKALPYFMVRIRIPNGILRSSQLRAIADLSRRFGRGVADITVRQNFQLHWVTPEALPEVLETLQQQGLTTLGACGDVIRNITGCPVAGLDADEICDPSPLALEASRLLAGNAEFYNLPRKFKVSLTGCRDWCSYPEINDVGLTAVTRQFRGQTETGFSLRVAGGLSTDPHLAVRLNAFVRWNQVIDTIRGVAELFRTADGLREHRERARLKFLFLREGWTAETFQTELERVVGFKFDPAEQELAPHDIYRDHIGIHPQKQEGLSFVGAAVVRGRVSADQLQAVAELSERFGSGDLRTTVMQNLLVVNVPHHNTSSLAKELTDLGFPVQASPFVRGAIACSGTEFCKLAITETKGFSRWLTEELDDRLPGFDQELKLHVTGCPNSCGQHWIADIGLEGKKIKSNGALVDAYYFCLGGSVGALQSIARPVGYRCSAQEVPEAIERLLRQYRVTREPGENLRRYFARHSNEELRQFLAGQQVDPVERDLPAAAAPHTVEG; encoded by the coding sequence ATGGCGACCAAAGAAACCAAAGCGCAACGCGTAGAACGATTGAAGAGGGAAAAGAATCCGTGGGAAGCCCTCGAAGAGATTCGCGGATTCGCCCGGGTGGGCTTCCCGGCCATTCCACCCGAATGGCTCGGAACCTACATGCGCTGGTGGGGCGTCTATACCCAGGGCGATGGGGCCGGCGTCCTCGGCGGTGCGAATGGCGAGGGCAAGGCGCTTCCCTACTTCATGGTGCGGATTCGCATCCCGAACGGCATTTTGCGTTCGAGCCAGTTGCGTGCCATCGCCGATCTGTCACGACGCTTTGGACGAGGCGTTGCCGACATCACTGTCCGGCAGAATTTCCAGTTGCACTGGGTAACTCCGGAAGCGTTGCCAGAAGTGCTGGAAACTCTGCAGCAGCAGGGCCTGACCACGCTTGGCGCGTGCGGTGACGTAATCCGCAACATTACCGGCTGCCCAGTTGCCGGGCTGGATGCCGATGAAATCTGCGATCCATCGCCATTGGCGCTCGAAGCATCGCGACTGCTGGCCGGCAACGCTGAGTTCTACAACCTTCCGCGCAAATTCAAAGTTTCGCTGACCGGGTGCCGCGACTGGTGCTCGTATCCCGAAATCAACGACGTAGGGCTGACGGCAGTCACGCGGCAGTTTCGCGGGCAGACTGAGACAGGCTTTTCCTTGCGAGTTGCGGGCGGCCTGTCTACCGATCCGCACCTGGCGGTTCGCCTCAATGCGTTTGTACGATGGAACCAGGTCATCGATACGATTCGCGGCGTTGCAGAACTCTTCCGCACTGCCGACGGCTTACGCGAACACCGCGAACGGGCGCGACTGAAATTCCTATTTCTGCGCGAAGGTTGGACGGCCGAGACTTTTCAAACAGAACTGGAACGCGTCGTTGGCTTTAAGTTCGATCCTGCGGAGCAGGAACTTGCGCCGCACGATATCTATCGCGACCACATCGGGATTCATCCGCAGAAACAGGAAGGCCTGTCGTTCGTGGGTGCAGCAGTAGTCCGCGGACGGGTCAGTGCGGATCAGTTGCAGGCCGTCGCCGAACTTTCTGAACGGTTTGGCTCAGGCGACCTGCGCACCACCGTGATGCAGAACCTGCTGGTCGTGAACGTTCCCCACCACAATACTTCATCGCTGGCGAAGGAATTGACCGATCTCGGATTTCCAGTACAGGCTTCGCCCTTCGTCCGGGGAGCGATCGCGTGCAGTGGAACCGAATTCTGCAAACTGGCAATTACCGAGACGAAAGGATTCTCACGCTGGCTGACCGAAGAACTCGACGACCGACTGCCGGGATTCGATCAGGAACTGAAGCTCCACGTCACCGGCTGCCCCAACAGTTGCGGGCAACATTGGATTGCCGACATCGGCCTCGAAGGAAAGAAGATCAAATCAAACGGTGCGCTCGTTGACGCCTACTACTTCTGCCTGGGCGGATCGGTAGGCGCGTTGCAATCCATTGCACGTCCCGTTGGATATCGCTGCTCGGCGCAGGAAGTTCCGGAGGCTATTGAGCGGTTGCTGCGGCAATATCGCGTTACACGCGAGCCGGGAGAAAATCTGCGCCGCTATTTTGCGCGGCACAGCAACGAAGAACTTCGACAATTTCTGGCCGGACAGCAAGTCGACCCCGTAGAGCGGGATTTGCCGGCCGCTGCGGCGCCGCACACGGTGGAAGGTTAA
- a CDS encoding PLP-dependent aminotransferase family protein, producing MSTAWTSRYAQRTRNIKSSAIRELLKVTQNPKIISFAGGLPAPEVFPTKRFQEACTKVLETRGSEALQYGATEGYEPLREMIARHTTRYGVKAKPENVLITSGSQQALDLIGKLLINSGDRVLVEAPTYLGALQAFNVYGAEYISVPSDHDGLRTNQLEASLRLGPKFMYVLPNFQNPGGTTLAEGRRHELVLLSERYGIPIVEDDPYGQLRYEGEHLTPLIVLDRQNVSGDDGYTTGNVIYLSTFSKTLAPGLRLGWMVAPADVIAKLVQIKQGADLHTSTFTQMVAHEVAHDNFLDEHIKLIRKVYGERRNVMLEALQEYFPPEVSWTHPQGGLFLWVTLPEGMDSHLLFEAALKENVAFVPGDSFYSGNGFAAEGRRHFRLNFSNAEPDKIREGIRRLSVAIRSQLAGRRPEPVTR from the coding sequence ATGTCCACTGCATGGACTTCCCGCTACGCGCAGCGCACCCGCAACATCAAGAGTTCGGCGATCCGTGAGCTTTTGAAAGTCACGCAAAACCCGAAAATCATTTCCTTTGCCGGAGGCCTTCCCGCTCCCGAAGTGTTCCCCACCAAGAGGTTTCAAGAGGCCTGCACCAAGGTGCTCGAGACCCGGGGAAGTGAAGCGCTGCAATATGGTGCGACCGAAGGCTACGAACCGTTGCGCGAAATGATCGCGCGGCATACGACTCGCTATGGGGTCAAAGCCAAACCCGAAAACGTGCTGATCACGTCCGGTTCGCAACAAGCCCTTGATCTGATTGGCAAGCTGCTGATTAACTCCGGCGACCGCGTGCTGGTCGAAGCCCCGACCTATCTGGGCGCGCTCCAGGCCTTCAACGTCTATGGCGCGGAATACATTTCGGTGCCCAGCGATCATGATGGCCTGCGAACGAATCAACTGGAAGCTTCGCTACGTCTCGGCCCAAAATTCATGTACGTGCTGCCCAACTTTCAGAATCCGGGAGGCACCACGCTCGCCGAGGGCCGGCGCCACGAGTTGGTACTGTTGTCGGAACGCTATGGTATCCCGATTGTCGAAGACGATCCTTATGGTCAGCTGCGCTATGAGGGCGAGCATCTGACTCCGCTGATCGTGCTCGATCGACAGAATGTAAGCGGAGACGACGGCTATACCACCGGCAACGTCATCTACTTAAGCACTTTTTCGAAGACGCTCGCGCCTGGACTCCGTCTCGGTTGGATGGTGGCGCCGGCGGATGTGATCGCGAAGCTGGTCCAGATCAAGCAAGGTGCCGACCTGCACACTTCGACGTTCACTCAGATGGTCGCCCATGAAGTGGCGCACGACAATTTCCTCGACGAGCACATCAAGTTGATCCGCAAAGTCTACGGCGAACGCCGTAACGTGATGCTCGAAGCATTACAGGAATACTTCCCTCCTGAGGTGAGCTGGACTCATCCGCAAGGCGGCCTGTTTCTGTGGGTAACCTTGCCGGAAGGCATGGATAGCCATCTGCTATTCGAAGCAGCCCTCAAGGAAAATGTCGCGTTCGTTCCGGGTGATTCTTTCTACAGCGGAAACGGTTTTGCCGCCGAAGGACGCCGCCACTTCCGTCTGAACTTCTCGAATGCGGAACCGGACAAGATTCGCGAGGGTATCCGGCGGCTGTCGGTGGCGATTCGGAGCCAGTTGGCGGGACGACGTCCGGAACCGGTGACGCGGTAG